In Janthinobacterium sp. 67, a genomic segment contains:
- a CDS encoding PQQ-dependent sugar dehydrogenase, with product MRHILSRSPRAWLALLLACCLALLSACGGGDDDPAPGTTTGSLALAIGGLPAGVAGAVTVTGPASYSKTLTASTTLTDLAPGAYTISAASVAQGTGTLAPTPVTQQVQVNAGATASASVLYAAATPLALGLQEVASGLSVPIFLTAPPGDSRLFILERAGRIRVVQNGNLLAAPFLDISTLTSTSGERGLLSMAFHPQYASNGYFFLYYTDLAGNIVIERRQVSAGNANVADPLSALTILTIPHPTFSNHYGGLLSFGPDGYLYAGTGDGGGAGDPPRNAQNTNVLLGKLLRLDVSASTVAQPYAIPSGNPFTTAGGRPEIWAYGLRNPWRYAFDVPAQLLYIADVGQANLEEIDVRPVGQAGNNYGWNIMEGTQCYNSPGCSQAGLVLPAIEYGHDTAGGCSITGGYVYRGTAMPELAGQYLFSDYCSAWLKSFSYSNGTASAVKDWGIANVGNILSFGQDAQNELYMLSGTGKVYRIVRQ from the coding sequence ATGCGCCATATCCTTTCCCGCTCTCCCCGAGCCTGGCTGGCCCTGCTGCTGGCATGCTGTTTGGCCCTGCTGTCCGCCTGTGGCGGCGGCGACGACGATCCAGCGCCCGGTACCACCACCGGCAGCCTGGCGCTCGCCATCGGCGGCTTGCCGGCCGGCGTGGCGGGCGCCGTCACGGTCACGGGACCTGCGTCGTACAGCAAGACATTGACGGCAAGCACCACCTTGACGGACCTGGCGCCCGGCGCCTACACGATCAGCGCGGCCAGCGTGGCGCAAGGCACGGGGACCTTGGCGCCCACGCCCGTCACGCAGCAGGTGCAAGTCAATGCGGGAGCGACGGCCAGCGCCAGCGTCCTGTATGCGGCAGCCACGCCGCTGGCCCTGGGCCTGCAGGAAGTAGCCAGCGGCTTGAGCGTGCCCATCTTCCTCACGGCGCCGCCCGGCGACAGCCGTTTGTTCATCCTCGAACGGGCCGGCCGCATCCGCGTGGTGCAGAACGGCAATCTGCTGGCCGCACCTTTCCTCGACATCAGTACGCTCACCAGCACCAGCGGCGAACGGGGTTTGCTGTCGATGGCCTTCCATCCGCAATACGCCAGCAATGGCTATTTCTTCCTGTATTACACCGACCTGGCCGGCAATATCGTCATCGAGCGCCGCCAAGTGTCGGCCGGCAACGCCAACGTGGCCGATCCCCTGTCCGCGCTGACCATCCTCACGATTCCCCACCCCACGTTCAGCAACCACTACGGCGGCCTGCTCAGCTTTGGCCCGGACGGCTATCTGTATGCGGGCACGGGCGACGGCGGCGGCGCGGGCGACCCGCCCCGCAATGCGCAAAACACGAATGTGCTGTTAGGAAAGCTGCTGCGCCTGGACGTCAGCGCCAGCACGGTGGCCCAGCCGTACGCCATCCCATCCGGCAACCCGTTTACCACGGCGGGCGGCCGCCCTGAAATCTGGGCCTACGGCTTGCGCAACCCGTGGCGCTACGCCTTCGACGTGCCGGCCCAGTTGCTGTACATCGCCGACGTGGGCCAGGCCAACCTGGAAGAAATCGACGTGCGCCCCGTGGGGCAGGCGGGCAACAACTATGGCTGGAACATCATGGAAGGCACGCAGTGCTACAACAGCCCAGGTTGCAGCCAGGCGGGACTGGTCTTGCCGGCCATCGAATACGGCCACGATACGGCCGGCGGCTGCTCGATCACGGGCGGCTATGTGTACCGCGGCACGGCCATGCCGGAACTGGCGGGGCAGTACCTGTTCTCCGACTACTGCAGCGCCTGGCTGAAAAGCTTCAGCTACAGCAATGGCACGGCATCGGCCGTGAAAGACTGGGGCATCGCAAACGTGGGCAATATCCTGTCGTTCGGCCAGGATGCGCAAAACGAGCTGTACATGCTGAGCGGCACGGGCAAGGTGTACCGCATTGTCCGTCAATAA
- a CDS encoding polymer-forming cytoskeletal protein, which produces MLCSTFAQAATLNFNGGAVSGCSLGQDGLQYTCVSLALGSTDVIVIGGAYGVTVNSSLAMSYNQGLTMSGNAALTVKGNLDIKDINPSNLKVTGGSLSAEGGTFLMGAQEQTITANIFATTIKMGSNNVTVTGRISAKGPVEIASGSLINGPISGTIVNILAANTRIQGDITATTSLTIGSGSQVTGNLKSPTIDLKASGLLVTGDVEASNSLSIASGNGIKGNVDAGEVTLDSSNAYITGNAKVDHITLGWQGRVQQTITCKAYTPSNPCSCVTNNSGWAFNEPMGPKCGPATPTGPHHFQIDHSGNALTCAPQTVTVTACADAACSARYTGGASVTVSPGGATTQIGSSGVATASVRQYTVGTAALGLTSVPVATDPLVCKRASDNSRSCDMSFAATGLTVTPVNHNSAVATAFKISALQDKPNEQACVPLFANASKDLTLSCSYSNPSTGTLPVLVKGTGTFVPLAASTGSACSATGQSVNLAFDNAGVATATMSYADVGKLTLTAKYESASGDDKGLKMQGSGTVVVAPYNFVFSAIATPQRAGLAVTGVPSATAVNVSARNFLNAVAPNFGRESTPPTVLLGRTVVEPTFAGHAEPSADGSLDFNGGVLSATGMSWKEVGSVQFTASLINYLGWQLPAVNGVVPPLASGTSGQVRFIPHHFITELIKKDDGDKPAAANGIATPCAAPLTCANDGEKGRYAYSGQAIGVRVTARAFGETTTQNYDELNPSVLAPVLLEGLDAATGTISFPPSTSDGSSRLTDGSKAQVTITSVAPAKFTLGVASPMVAYRFPGKAGVPVKVAPTDVRLRASSTYPGGAVVSSISPLIQNEARMTVLSGQWQVAHGYGSELLPLKLAVQVQYWNGKKWTTNLLDSISAFNKSDMVLANCKKTLDCSKLAVDDRTYTVAQGALPQINLLTLLAPGAGKAGSVDVSVGNHPYLGSTVGVAVFGILRSGPVIYLREIY; this is translated from the coding sequence TTGCTATGCTCAACTTTTGCCCAGGCGGCCACGCTCAATTTCAACGGCGGCGCCGTCAGCGGCTGTAGCCTGGGCCAGGACGGCTTGCAATACACATGCGTCTCGCTGGCGCTGGGTTCTACGGACGTCATCGTCATTGGCGGCGCATATGGCGTGACGGTCAACAGTTCCCTGGCGATGAGCTATAACCAGGGCTTGACGATGAGCGGCAATGCCGCGCTGACGGTCAAGGGCAATCTCGATATCAAGGACATCAATCCGTCGAACCTGAAGGTGACGGGCGGAAGTTTGAGCGCCGAGGGCGGCACTTTCCTCATGGGCGCGCAGGAACAGACGATCACGGCGAATATCTTCGCCACGACCATCAAGATGGGCTCGAACAACGTCACGGTGACGGGCAGGATCAGCGCCAAGGGGCCGGTGGAAATCGCCTCGGGTTCGCTCATCAACGGGCCGATCAGCGGCACCATCGTCAATATCCTTGCCGCCAATACCCGCATCCAGGGCGATATCACGGCGACCACTTCGCTGACCATCGGTTCCGGCAGCCAGGTGACGGGCAACCTGAAGTCGCCGACGATCGACTTGAAGGCGTCCGGCCTGCTCGTCACGGGCGACGTGGAGGCAAGCAATTCCCTGTCGATCGCCTCCGGCAATGGCATCAAGGGCAACGTGGACGCCGGCGAGGTGACCCTCGACTCGTCCAACGCCTATATCACGGGCAACGCCAAGGTCGACCACATCACTCTGGGCTGGCAGGGCCGGGTGCAGCAAACCATCACCTGCAAAGCCTATACGCCATCGAACCCGTGCAGCTGCGTGACCAACAACAGCGGCTGGGCCTTCAATGAACCGATGGGCCCGAAATGCGGCCCCGCCACCCCGACCGGGCCTCATCATTTCCAGATCGATCATTCGGGCAATGCCCTGACGTGCGCACCGCAGACGGTAACGGTGACGGCATGCGCGGATGCCGCCTGCAGCGCCAGGTACACAGGCGGCGCGAGTGTCACTGTCAGTCCTGGCGGCGCGACGACGCAGATCGGCAGTAGCGGCGTGGCGACGGCCAGCGTGCGCCAGTACACTGTCGGTACGGCCGCCCTGGGCCTGACGAGCGTGCCCGTCGCCACGGACCCGCTCGTATGCAAGCGCGCGTCGGACAACAGCCGCAGCTGCGACATGAGCTTTGCGGCGACAGGCTTGACGGTTACTCCCGTCAATCACAATTCCGCCGTGGCCACAGCATTCAAAATCAGCGCCTTGCAAGACAAACCGAACGAGCAAGCCTGCGTGCCTCTGTTTGCGAATGCCAGCAAGGATCTGACCCTCAGTTGCAGCTACAGCAATCCCTCCACCGGCACCTTGCCGGTCCTGGTCAAAGGGACGGGGACCTTCGTTCCATTGGCCGCGAGCACCGGCAGCGCGTGCAGTGCGACGGGCCAGTCCGTCAACCTGGCATTCGATAACGCTGGCGTTGCCACGGCAACCATGTCTTATGCCGACGTGGGCAAGCTGACGTTGACGGCGAAATATGAATCGGCCAGCGGCGATGACAAGGGCTTGAAGATGCAAGGCAGCGGCACCGTGGTGGTCGCCCCATACAATTTTGTTTTCAGTGCGATCGCCACGCCACAGCGTGCGGGCCTGGCCGTGACGGGCGTGCCGTCGGCAACGGCGGTTAACGTATCTGCACGGAACTTTTTGAATGCAGTCGCACCCAACTTTGGCCGGGAATCGACGCCGCCAACCGTGCTGCTGGGACGTACTGTCGTCGAACCCACGTTTGCCGGCCACGCCGAGCCGTCGGCCGATGGCAGCCTGGACTTCAACGGGGGTGTCCTGAGCGCTACGGGCATGAGCTGGAAGGAAGTGGGATCTGTTCAATTTACGGCCAGTCTGATCAACTACCTGGGATGGCAGCTGCCTGCCGTTAACGGTGTCGTTCCACCGCTGGCAAGCGGCACGAGTGGCCAGGTGCGGTTCATCCCGCATCACTTCATCACGGAACTGATCAAAAAGGATGACGGTGACAAGCCGGCCGCCGCCAACGGCATCGCCACGCCGTGCGCTGCACCGCTCACCTGCGCCAATGACGGGGAAAAAGGCCGCTACGCTTACTCGGGGCAGGCGATAGGCGTGCGCGTGACGGCGCGCGCCTTTGGCGAGACGACGACCCAAAATTATGACGAGCTCAATCCGAGCGTCCTGGCGCCCGTGCTGCTCGAAGGCCTGGATGCGGCCACGGGCACGATTTCCTTTCCGCCGAGCACCTCCGATGGCAGCAGCCGCCTCACCGATGGCAGCAAGGCACAAGTCACCATCACCAGCGTGGCGCCCGCGAAATTCACCCTCGGCGTTGCCTCGCCCATGGTCGCCTACCGTTTTCCAGGCAAGGCAGGCGTACCCGTGAAGGTGGCGCCCACCGACGTGCGCTTGCGCGCCAGCAGCACCTATCCCGGCGGCGCCGTCGTCAGCTCAATCTCGCCATTGATACAGAACGAGGCACGGATGACTGTGCTGTCGGGGCAATGGCAGGTAGCCCACGGCTATGGCTCCGAATTGCTGCCCCTTAAACTGGCCGTGCAAGTGCAGTACTGGAATGGCAAGAAATGGACCACGAATCTGCTCGACAGTATCAGCGCGTTCAACAAGTCGGACATGGTGTTGGCCAATTGCAAGAAGACGCTGGACTGCAGCAAGCTGGCCGTTGATGACCGGACCTATACCGTCGCTCAAGGGGCGCTGCCGCAAATCAATCTCCTGACCTTGCTGGCGCCCGGCGCCGGCAAGGCCGGCAGCGTGGACGTTTCCGTTGGCAACCATCCCTACCTGGGCAGCACGGTGGGCGTCGCCGTCTTTGGCATCCTCAGATCGGGCCCCGTGATTTACCTGCGCGAGATCTATTAG
- a CDS encoding alpha/beta fold hydrolase produces the protein MTSPNLQSSNTLLTADGTLIYYKDWGSGPPVVFSHGWPLSADAWEDQMFYLASRGYRVIAHDRRGHGRSSQPFDGNDMDTYADDLAALIDALDLTGATLVGHSTGGGEVARYIGSHGTGRLAGAVLVGAVPPLMLQTTENPLGLPLSTFDAIRAGVQADRSQFFQDLSVAFYGYNRPGAQPSQGVRDGFWRQGMQAGMPASYLCIKQFSETDFTADLAKFDVPTLVIHGDDDQIVPIAASARRTAELIIGSKLLVYAGAPHGLATTHKDRLNEDLLEFLRHSVDAASNIEAHL, from the coding sequence ATGACCAGCCCTAACTTGCAATCGAGCAATACCCTGCTTACGGCCGACGGCACATTGATCTACTACAAGGACTGGGGCAGCGGCCCGCCCGTCGTCTTCAGCCACGGCTGGCCGCTGTCGGCCGACGCGTGGGAAGACCAGATGTTTTACCTGGCCTCGCGCGGCTACCGCGTCATCGCGCACGACCGGCGCGGCCATGGCCGCTCGAGCCAGCCGTTCGACGGCAACGACATGGATACCTATGCCGACGACCTGGCCGCCCTGATCGACGCGCTGGACTTGACGGGCGCCACCCTCGTCGGCCACTCGACGGGCGGCGGCGAAGTGGCGCGCTATATCGGCAGCCATGGCACCGGGCGTCTGGCTGGCGCGGTGCTCGTGGGCGCCGTGCCGCCGCTGATGCTGCAAACCACGGAAAACCCGCTGGGCTTGCCGCTATCTACGTTTGACGCCATCCGCGCCGGCGTGCAGGCCGACCGCAGCCAGTTTTTCCAGGACTTGAGCGTGGCCTTCTATGGCTACAACCGGCCCGGTGCGCAGCCGTCGCAGGGCGTGCGCGACGGTTTCTGGCGGCAGGGCATGCAGGCGGGCATGCCGGCTTCCTACCTGTGCATCAAGCAATTTTCCGAGACAGATTTTACGGCCGACCTGGCCAAATTCGACGTGCCGACCCTGGTGATCCATGGCGACGACGACCAGATCGTGCCGATTGCCGCCTCGGCGCGGCGCACGGCCGAGCTCATCATCGGCAGCAAGCTGCTCGTGTATGCGGGCGCGCCGCACGGCCTGGCGACGACGCACAAGGACAGGCTGAACGAGGACTTGCTGGAATTTTTGCGCCACTCAGTCGATGCGGCAAGCAATATCGAGGCGCATCTGTAA
- a CDS encoding GlxA family transcriptional regulator has protein sequence MIKHSPKEFPLRTVDIIVYPGFKALEAIGAMKVFDYANTHLRLRNLPGGYDVRIASTAIGPVESDTLMSLHASKALDASRLPDLAVIVGCHHVEQVLQDIPALAAWVAEAAPRIDTLAALCTGCFFLAEAGVLDGKSAATHWSAVDSLRQRYPLIQVNADAIFVREGKFWTSAGVTAGIDLALALVEDDFSRDIALEVARDLVVYLKRPGGQSQFSVHLSSQMTTHPTIRQLQGWIMEHLAEELTVPLLAARLAMSERNFTRVFQRETGTSPTEFIDTARFEVARRLLEDNVSSLKQVAVQAGLHSEDRLRRLFQKKLAITPRDYRERFSSTAR, from the coding sequence ATGATCAAGCACAGCCCCAAAGAATTCCCCTTGCGCACCGTCGACATCATCGTCTATCCCGGCTTCAAGGCGCTCGAAGCCATCGGCGCCATGAAGGTGTTTGACTACGCCAACACCCATTTGCGCCTGCGCAACTTGCCCGGCGGCTACGACGTGCGCATCGCCTCGACGGCCATCGGCCCGGTCGAGTCCGACACGCTGATGTCGCTGCACGCGAGCAAGGCGCTCGATGCCAGCCGCCTGCCGGACCTGGCCGTCATCGTCGGCTGCCACCATGTCGAGCAAGTCTTGCAGGACATTCCCGCCCTCGCCGCCTGGGTGGCTGAGGCGGCGCCGCGCATCGACACGCTGGCGGCCCTGTGCACGGGCTGCTTCTTCCTGGCCGAAGCCGGCGTACTCGACGGCAAGAGCGCCGCCACGCACTGGAGTGCCGTGGACAGCCTGCGCCAGCGGTACCCCTTGATACAGGTCAATGCCGATGCGATTTTCGTGCGGGAAGGGAAATTCTGGACATCCGCCGGCGTGACGGCCGGCATCGACCTGGCGCTGGCCCTGGTGGAAGACGATTTCAGCCGCGATATCGCGCTGGAAGTGGCGCGCGACCTGGTCGTGTATTTGAAGCGGCCCGGCGGCCAGTCGCAGTTTTCCGTGCACCTGTCGAGCCAGATGACGACGCATCCGACCATCCGCCAGTTGCAGGGCTGGATCATGGAGCATCTTGCCGAAGAACTCACCGTGCCGCTGCTGGCGGCCAGGCTGGCCATGAGCGAGCGCAATTTTACGCGCGTGTTCCAGCGCGAAACGGGGACCAGCCCCACGGAATTCATCGACACGGCCCGCTTCGAAGTGGCGCGCCGTTTACTGGAGGACAATGTGTCTTCCTTAAAACAGGTGGCCGTACAGGCGGGCTTGCATAGCGAGGACAGGCTGCGCCGCCTGTTTCAAAAGAAGCTCGCCATCACGCCGCGCGATTATCGCGAGCGCTTTTCCAGCACGGCGCGCTAG
- a CDS encoding dienelactone hydrolase family protein, translating to MSTTSQWIDIAGPDGTFQAYLAVPHVGKGPAIILLQEIFGVNEHIRAVADQYAADGYVVLVPDLFWRAGAHIELGYDADGWKRAVELMQATDNPHADADIAATVAVLRARPEVTGKLASVGYCFGGRLSYQAAAAGLVDVAIAYYGGGIQNKLDLADQIKVPLLMHFGGQDSHIPPEAVQKIAERFEDRQDVEIHIYPGAEHGFNCTHRDSYQQRAAAQAHGNSLIFLAENL from the coding sequence ATGAGCACAACTTCGCAGTGGATCGATATCGCCGGCCCGGACGGCACCTTCCAGGCTTACCTGGCCGTGCCGCACGTGGGCAAGGGCCCCGCCATCATCCTGTTGCAGGAAATTTTCGGCGTAAACGAGCACATCCGCGCCGTGGCCGACCAGTACGCGGCCGATGGCTACGTGGTGCTGGTGCCCGACCTGTTCTGGCGCGCCGGCGCGCATATCGAACTGGGCTATGACGCGGACGGCTGGAAGCGCGCCGTCGAACTGATGCAGGCCACCGACAACCCGCATGCCGACGCCGATATCGCCGCCACCGTCGCCGTCCTGCGTGCGCGCCCTGAAGTGACGGGCAAGCTGGCCTCCGTCGGCTATTGCTTCGGCGGCCGTCTGTCGTACCAGGCGGCCGCGGCCGGCCTGGTTGACGTGGCCATCGCGTATTACGGCGGCGGCATCCAGAACAAGCTGGACCTGGCCGACCAGATCAAGGTGCCGCTGCTCATGCATTTCGGCGGCCAGGACAGCCATATCCCGCCGGAAGCCGTGCAAAAGATCGCCGAGCGCTTCGAAGACCGGCAAGATGTGGAAATCCATATCTACCCGGGTGCCGAGCACGGTTTCAACTGCACCCATCGCGACAGCTACCAGCAGCGCGCCGCCGCCCAGGCACATGGCAATTCGCTGATTTTCCTGGCAGAAAATCTGTAA
- a CDS encoding SRPBCC family protein: MAQVIVSVTLAASAERVWDFIGGFQSLAEWSSSIKTSLSEHGGRVRRLKTTDGAVIAERLQSYSEADKSYSYTIVSGPIPVKNYRSTLRVTGEPGANECVAQWSSEFDAAEGVEEVMVGAFQHLYETAFVDLKRIMAI; this comes from the coding sequence ATGGCCCAAGTAATTGTTTCTGTAACGTTGGCGGCAAGCGCCGAACGAGTGTGGGATTTTATCGGCGGCTTCCAGTCGCTGGCTGAATGGTCGAGCTCGATCAAGACCAGCTTGTCCGAGCACGGCGGCCGCGTGCGCCGCCTGAAAACCACGGACGGCGCCGTCATCGCCGAACGCCTGCAAAGCTACAGCGAAGCGGACAAGAGCTACAGCTACACCATCGTCTCGGGCCCGATCCCCGTCAAGAACTACCGTTCCACCCTGCGCGTGACGGGCGAGCCGGGCGCGAACGAGTGCGTGGCGCAATGGTCGAGCGAGTTCGACGCGGCCGAAGGCGTGGAAGAGGTCATGGTGGGCGCGTTTCAGCATCTGTATGAGACGGCGTTTGTCGACCTGAAACGTATCATGGCCATCTGA
- a CDS encoding M28 family peptidase: MRFPFVLAASLFSTAALAQPLVAEAPLRAHLSFLADDLLEGRGTGQRGGDLAVRYLETQAAVAGLQPLKDGSYRQALTIVGSKALPSSKVTFSAGGKTLSPAFGKDIVFGAANGQQAVAFDAPVVFAGYGIRAPEENWDDFKGVDLKGKLVIMMVNDPQPTSAEPQRFAGKSLTYYGRWVYKYEEALRQGAAGVLLIHTTASASYPWSVPANGFGHERFNLAGAGNAMEGWLQEDMARALFQAGGQDLDALRAQAETRAFRPVALNATVKVALDSQVRSIEQFNVAGIVPGTDPKLKDEAVIYSAHWDHLGKDDEGSAQGAKPGQSDHIYNGAIDNASGAAALLAMAQVAVKQPARRTQIFLWPAGEETGMLGSTAYTRAPLWPLAKTAADLNLDSMNFVGKTHDIGVAGAERSSLYASAAKVAKRMGLRLAPTIPDLSGAFYRADHFAFAKAGVPAFNVGSAVFSGDGSFDFVQEPKASGERLVAFKKDYHQVTDEYKPSWDLSGMAQQAQFTLNLGYEIANDKQLPTWNKGEAFGKVKR; the protein is encoded by the coding sequence ATGCGCTTTCCCTTCGTCCTCGCCGCCAGCCTGTTCAGCACGGCCGCCCTCGCCCAACCGCTCGTAGCCGAAGCGCCCCTGCGCGCCCACCTGTCCTTCCTGGCCGATGATTTGCTCGAAGGACGCGGCACGGGCCAGCGCGGCGGCGACCTGGCCGTGCGCTACCTGGAAACGCAAGCGGCCGTGGCCGGCCTGCAACCGTTGAAGGATGGCAGCTACCGCCAGGCGCTGACCATCGTCGGCAGCAAGGCCTTGCCATCAAGCAAAGTCACCTTCAGCGCGGGCGGCAAGACCTTGTCTCCCGCCTTCGGCAAGGACATCGTCTTTGGCGCGGCGAATGGCCAGCAGGCAGTGGCGTTCGACGCGCCCGTCGTGTTCGCCGGCTACGGCATCCGCGCGCCAGAAGAAAACTGGGACGATTTCAAGGGCGTCGACCTGAAGGGCAAGCTCGTCATCATGATGGTCAACGACCCGCAGCCGACCAGCGCCGAACCGCAGCGCTTCGCCGGCAAGTCGCTCACGTATTACGGCCGCTGGGTCTACAAGTACGAGGAAGCGCTGCGCCAGGGCGCGGCCGGCGTGCTGCTGATACACACGACCGCATCGGCTTCGTATCCGTGGTCGGTGCCGGCCAACGGTTTCGGCCATGAACGCTTCAACCTGGCGGGCGCGGGCAATGCGATGGAAGGCTGGCTGCAGGAAGACATGGCGCGCGCCCTGTTCCAGGCGGGCGGGCAAGACCTGGACGCCTTGCGCGCACAGGCGGAAACGCGCGCATTCCGCCCCGTGGCCCTGAACGCGACGGTCAAGGTGGCGCTCGATAGCCAGGTGCGCAGCATCGAACAATTCAACGTGGCCGGCATCGTGCCGGGCACGGACCCGAAATTGAAGGACGAGGCGGTGATCTACTCGGCGCACTGGGACCACCTGGGCAAGGATGACGAAGGCAGCGCCCAAGGTGCGAAACCGGGCCAGAGCGACCACATCTACAACGGCGCCATCGACAACGCCTCGGGCGCGGCCGCCCTGCTGGCCATGGCGCAAGTGGCCGTGAAACAGCCGGCGCGCCGCACGCAGATCTTTCTGTGGCCGGCCGGCGAGGAAACGGGCATGCTGGGCAGCACCGCCTACACGCGCGCGCCGCTGTGGCCACTGGCGAAGACGGCCGCCGACCTGAACCTCGACAGCATGAATTTCGTCGGCAAGACGCACGACATCGGCGTGGCCGGCGCCGAGCGCAGCAGCCTGTACGCGAGCGCCGCCAAGGTGGCCAAGCGCATGGGCTTGCGCCTGGCGCCGACGATCCCCGACCTGTCCGGCGCGTTTTACCGTGCCGACCATTTTGCGTTTGCCAAGGCCGGCGTGCCCGCCTTCAACGTGGGCTCGGCCGTGTTCTCGGGAGACGGCTCGTTCGACTTCGTCCAGGAGCCGAAAGCGTCGGGCGAGCGCCTGGTGGCATTCAAGAAGGATTACCACCAGGTCACCGATGAGTACAAGCCGTCGTGGGATCTGTCGGGCATGGCGCAGCAGGCACAGTTCACCCTGAACCTCGGCTATGAAATAGCGAATGACAAGCAGTTGCCGACATGGAACAAGGGCGAGGCGTTTGGAAAAGTAAAACGCTAG
- a CDS encoding S-(hydroxymethyl)glutathione dehydrogenase/class III alcohol dehydrogenase: protein MKTKAAIAWKAGAPLTIEEVDLAGPRAGEVLVELKATGICHTDYYTLSGADPEGIFPAILGHEGAGVVVDVGPGVTTLKKDDHVIPLYTPECRQCKFCLSQKTNLCQAIRSTQGRGLMPDATSRFSLNGQPLFHYMGTSTFSNYIVVPEIALAKIREDAPFDKVCYIGCGVTTGVGAVLFSAKVEAGANVAVFGLGGIGLNVIQAAKMVGADKIIGIDINPARQAIARKFGMTHFINPNEVENVVDAIVQLTDGGADYSFECVGNTTLMRQALECTHKGWGKSFIIGVAAAGQEISTRPFQLVTGREWRGSAFGGARGRTDVPKIVDWYMEGKLNIDDLITHRLPLERINEGFDLMKSGESIRSVVLY from the coding sequence ATGAAAACCAAAGCCGCGATTGCCTGGAAGGCGGGCGCCCCGCTGACCATCGAAGAAGTCGACCTGGCCGGCCCGCGCGCCGGCGAAGTGCTGGTCGAGCTGAAAGCCACGGGCATTTGCCATACCGATTACTACACCCTGTCCGGCGCCGATCCGGAAGGCATTTTTCCTGCCATCCTCGGCCATGAAGGGGCCGGCGTCGTCGTCGACGTGGGCCCGGGCGTGACGACCCTGAAAAAGGACGACCACGTCATCCCGCTGTACACGCCGGAATGCCGCCAGTGCAAGTTCTGCCTGTCGCAAAAGACGAATCTGTGCCAGGCCATCCGGTCCACGCAGGGCCGCGGCCTGATGCCGGATGCGACCTCGCGTTTTTCCCTGAACGGCCAGCCGCTGTTCCACTACATGGGCACTTCCACGTTCTCGAACTACATCGTCGTGCCGGAAATTGCCCTGGCGAAGATCCGAGAAGACGCGCCGTTCGACAAGGTCTGCTACATCGGCTGCGGCGTCACCACCGGCGTGGGCGCCGTCCTGTTCTCGGCCAAGGTGGAAGCGGGCGCCAACGTGGCCGTGTTCGGCTTGGGCGGCATCGGCCTGAACGTGATCCAGGCGGCCAAGATGGTCGGCGCCGACAAGATCATCGGCATCGACATCAACCCGGCGCGCCAGGCCATCGCCCGCAAGTTCGGCATGACCCACTTTATCAATCCGAACGAAGTGGAAAACGTCGTCGACGCCATCGTGCAGCTGACGGACGGCGGCGCCGATTATTCGTTCGAATGCGTGGGCAACACGACCCTGATGCGCCAGGCGCTCGAGTGCACGCACAAGGGCTGGGGCAAATCGTTCATCATCGGCGTGGCGGCGGCCGGGCAGGAAATTTCCACCCGCCCATTCCAGCTGGTGACGGGGCGCGAATGGCGCGGTTCGGCCTTCGGCGGCGCGCGGGGGCGCACGGACGTGCCGAAGATCGTCGACTGGTATATGGAAGGCAAGCTCAATATCGACGACCTGATCACGCACCGCTTGCCGCTCGAACGCATCAATGAGGGCTTCGACCTGATGAAGAGCGGCGAATCGATCCGTTCCGTGGTCCTGTATTAA